In the Prochlorococcus marinus CUG1438 genome, TCTACAGCCTTGGATTCTGTTTTTTTCATTAGAACCAACCTGGTATGATCTGTCCAGTTGTTACATATGCACCAACTGCTGCAACAAAGCCTAACATTGCTGCCCAACCATTAAAACGTTCTGCTTCTGGAGTCATTTTTTTAAAGAATAATTTGTAAACAAATATAACATATATATTTACTTATGTAAAGAAAATCATGTAATTATTTCGGAATTGCTCTCTAAATAACATATTTGCGACAAATATGTATCAGTTTATACTTTGTTTTTAGATAAGAGTTTTGCTACTTTAATTTATTAATTTGAAAAGGAAATAAAATTTTAAAGTTTTTCTTTTAAAGAAGAAATCCTCATTTAGAAGTAATTTAAATTATTATATATCTAAGAGTCAGCTAGTAGGGATACAGGCTGACTCTTTTTCATGGGACTTTTTTGGGTTTAAAAATAAAAGTTTTTAGGAGTCAAATAATTGCTATTAATTAATTAGCTATACATAATTTAATGTCATTTGAAACTTTTTACATGCATTTTATTTTTGCTAGAGTACCCTCTCTATTAAGTTCTGATTTAATACTTTATATTGTTCCCGCACTTACAATCTCAATATTATTCTTTAGCTTTAAAATAATGTTCTTTAATACGCCAAAATTGAGAAAAGTTAAATAAAAAAGGATCTCAAAATATTTATTAATTTCATTGTATTTCCTAATTCTTTAAATTTTGGATAGAAGACTTTTTTTTCTGGCTACTAAAAGAAATACAAATTGCATTGGAGATGTACTTTCTAGCATTATAAAAAAAGGTGCATCAATACTGGAAATTGGAAGCGGAAGTGGAGAGCATGGAGTAGCCTTTCAAAAACGGTTTCCTGAAATAATTTGGCAAACAAGTGATCCAGAGTTATTGCATAGAAAAAGTATAATTTCTTGGATTGAGTATGAAAAATTAAATAAGAATATGCCTCAACCTATTGAGCTTGATGTAAGAGATATTCCTTGGAAAATTCCAATGAAGTTTGCCAACTCTTTGCAAGTTATAGTTTCTATAAATATGATTCATGTGGCACCTTGGTCGTGTACTAAAGCCCTCTTTAAGGGTTCAGGGAAAATACTTGATGTAGGGAAATTTTTGATATTATATGGGCCATTTAAAATTGGTAATAAGCATACAAATCAAAGCAATTATTTGTTCGATAATTCATTAAAATTACGAAATGATCTTTGGGGTATTAGAAATCTCGAGGAAGTTACTGAGGAAGCCAATAAAAATGGTTTTTTAAAAGAGGATGTTATTAGTATGCCGGCAAATAATTTTTTAATAATTTATAGAAAATTTTCTTGTTAAATCAAATCTAATATCAACTTGTATGAAAGATTATTTAATAACTCTTCAATCTGAAAGAATTCTACTCCACTCTTTATGTTTTTCATCTAAATCTGAAATTTCTTCACCTAAACGCAAGTATCTTTCTAATAATTCAACTTTTGTAAGTGTAATTTTCTCTGAATAAAATTTAATAGGTTGCTTACCATGTAAGTTGTCACCGCTCATAAGGACAATAATAATCAAATTACTTTTAAGATGAAATTTTGAATATTATTAATTCTTTTATATTCTTTACAGATTTGCGTAAAATATCGTGATAATTATCGTATTTATTATTTTTTTATTTTCTTTTACTATATGAAGATTGCCATATGTATTTTTCTGTATTGATGTCGGACTTCACTGCAATGCAATTGCAAGCAACATTCCATAAGGCTTTGTGGATTGGATCAGGATTGAAAAGATATACTTTTTTAAAAGCTTCTTTAATCAAAATAGTAGCCTTTTTGGCATGATAATGGGGGATTGTTGGACATACATGATGAACGACATGACTAGTACCAATATTATGATGCAGAAAATTAAGGATTTCACCGTAAGGTCTGTCAATAGATAAAAATGCTCCTCTCATAAACGAAAAGCCTTTATTTGAGAGATGGGGTACATCTGAATCAGTATGATGAAGCCATGTATAGACTACTAACCAACAGTTAACTACTAATAAAGGACAAAAATACAAAGCAATTACTGGGAATAATCCATATACTGAAATACAATAAAAAATGCTTAATAATGTTAAGGCTATACCAATATCTGATAACCAAACTTTTTTAGTCCATACTGATGGCCATAATACTTTTGAAAATGGTTTGATTGGCCAAAAATGATTTGAATTTCCATATTTAATACCCCCTGTACTTCCTGTAAGTAAATAAGCAGGCCAGCCAAATATTAGATGTAAAAAAAGCTGGAGAATTCCGTAATTTTTCTTGCCTAAGGAATTTGAAAAATTTAATTCTTTTTCTCCTCCAACCTTTTCTGTAACTCCATTCCCCTCGATGACTAATGGTACATGAGTTTCTCCATTTGTTACATTATTTGTGAATCGATGATGAACAGCATGAGATCGTTGCCAAGAAAAATAAGGAACTAGTAGTAATGAATGTATTAAATAACCAGTTATGGTTTCCAAAGTCTTGTTTTCAGAAAACGCTCCATGTCCACATTCATGCGCAATTACCCAGAATCCCATAGCAGTGGTGCCAGATAGTAATGCGTATATGATCCAAATTGGGATCATTTTTGGAGTAAATGGGATATGTAACCCTATTATTATTACTATCAATTGAATTAAAGATGATTGCAAAAGATACATAAAAGACGTTTTGGTATTGCTTTTAAAGTAGTGATTTGGGATCACATCCTTAAATTCTTTTATACTTGGAATATCACTATTCTCTATTGAGAGGGCTTGGCCTTTAAGACCTGAAAATTTTATTTTACTCAAATTTTTGTTAGATAAGAATTGTGTTAGATAAAAATTATTCTTCATAATATATTATCCATCAAAGGATCTTATAATGAAAAGTATTTTTATTTTTTTTTCAATAAAATTTTTTATGATTTTAATTTAATTTCAAATAAAGTAATTTGTGAGGAATTTTTTTATATTATTTCATCCCAATCTCTTTTTTTATCTATTTATTAATTATTTTTTCATGGTGGTCCTTGACTCTTCCTGATTGCTTAATTAATCTAAAGACCGCGTATATACCTTTTAGGTAAACCAGCTTGTTTACGTGGTTTTACTAAAATAGGTAAAACTATAACCCCTACAGTAAAAAGACAAATTGGAGCAACTACCATCAATATAGATTCTAGAGACATTTAAAATTTTGAATTTATTAATAAATAGCAAGATTTCTTTTAAAAGTCATGCGTATTTATATCTATTTTTTAGAGAGGATTTAAAATTTTTATAAAATATTAAGTAAAAAAGAAAAAAAGATTAAAAAATATCAGTTTTTTCATAATTCGTCCTAAAAAATTAACTGTAATTTAGGTATAAAGATTATTTATGGATAAAGAAAAAAAGTGGATGCTTATGACTTATTATTGTCCAACCCATGGTGATTCAAGTTTAGTACAGCCAATTCAACTAACAAAAAAAGAAATTAGTAAAACATTATTCAAAAAAGGTAGGAGTTCCAAAAATTAATTTTTTAAAATAAAACCTAAGATATTGTGAAAATGTTTATAAATTGGTAGATATTCTTGATTTTTTAAGTAGTTACATTAAGGTATTTAAATTTTGATACTAGTTTAAATTTATTCTTGTAATTAATAATTTTTAAATTTGATCAGAATCGCATGTTAATTCACATTGATTAAGTTCATTAGATGATAACTTCTCTAAAATTCTTAACATATCAACTTCCGAAAGCTCTCCATTAGAGTTCCATTTTAAAGTGGTTTTCCTTTGTGGTGAATTTTTTTTATTCATTTTCATCACCCCCCTTTAAATGAATTTCTAAACAACGAGTAATACATTCTTGATGACCATCCACAATACTGCATTCAGTAATACACTCAAAATATGAATTAATAGAATCTATTTCTGTATTTTGGTTGGATGAAACGAATGAATCATTCATGATATTGATATATTTATTTGGATTAGAGATATAGCACGAATTTATGTTCAATAATTTAATTTATTAAGTGAATTAGAAAAAATAAGTATTATTTACTAAACCTATATTTTAGGTTGTTTAACTTTCAAAAGATAGTTATAGAATTCTTTTACGTGAAAAAAGGAAACAACACTTTTTATTACTTAATATTATTTTATAAGGCAATCTTTCAAAAAATCAGCATAAAGACTGATTTACTTTTCAGTAATTTAATTAGATGATAAAAAAGTAAACTTTTTGCTTTTCAAATGAAATCAGTAATTAATTGGCTTTCGAAAATGTTAGAAAGTATGGCAAATGCTTTTATGCATCCTTTAAAGAATGACTTGCCTCCATCTATTGGTACTCATGCTTATAGCAGTATTCCTCTGAAAAGGAAATTGAGAAGAAGATTAAATTAGATATTAACTTATTGGAATTAATTTTTCATTTTTATTATCCCAAATAATATATCTAAAGCAGTTTGGAAAATCTCTTAATTTTAAGAACTTGGATTTTTGGAGCAAATGAATGTTTGCTTTATGACAAGCTCTTAAATTGTAATTTGGTATTCTCTCAGAGAGATGATGAATACTATGGAAGGATATATCTGCTAAAAACCAATTTAGCCAATTAGGAATATCTAAATTGCTACTTCCTAAAATCGCTGCATCGAAGACGTCCCAATTTTTTGTATTTTTAGCATATGCATCTTCATAGTTATGTTGTACGAAAAAAACACATATTAAGATTGCAGCTGATAATGTTAATACCACGGAATAAAACGATAAGAAAAAAATTAACCCCAACCATTTGCACATTAAAATCCAGCCAACTATTACGATTATGTTATTGATTATTAATTCAAATAGTTCATTAAAATTATCTCCATAATCAGAAAAAGGTGGTTTAACTCTTGAATTTATAGTTAAAAGGTTAGAAATTTCTTTGTTTTTTATTTTAATAAAAGTCTCTTCCAATATATCTTTAATTAAATTAAAAATAATAATAATCAATCCTAATCTAGGTTTTAAAACTAAGTAAAAAAAACCGCCAGGGAAAAGCATCATCCAGTTTCGACTTGCTTTATAAAATATTTGCTCTCTTTGTGTAAGAGAATTATAATCTTCAAGACTTAAAACATCGATCGGACCTTTGTAAATCTCCCAATTCCCATTATTTCTATGATGAAATGAGTGATCAATTGACCATGATTGTTGGGGAATTCCATTAACCAAGCCAAGTATAAATCCAAAAAAGCGGTTTAATTTCCTTTTTGTGAAAAGAGAATTATGGCCACAGTCATGCATTAATGAGAATGTTCTTGAAGAGAATAGAGTTAGAAGAAAAATAATAGGTATTAGTAAAAATCCCTTTATCAATAGTGAAAAAGGTTGATTTATTATTTGGTAGACGATTAACCAAATAGAAATTATTGGTAAAAGGGTAGAAATAATTTGAAATAGAGCTCTAAAGTTATTTCTTTCAAGATATGGTTTGATTAAAAAACTGCTTCTATTAACTTTGGACATATTTCTATGATTTATCTTATTAAAATAACATTTCTACATAGTATTGTTAATTTAGTAGATAATAAAAAATTTTGTTAATTATACTAAAGAATAAATTCTTTAGACATAGTCCTCAATTGATCTAAATTTAATCTTTCTAAGTAATTTATAAAATCGCTATGATTCGTAGTTGATTCTGGGTCTTTACTATCGTAAAGAAGGCTACTAGAAATTAATTCAATAAGATGATCTTTATCCATAATTCTTTATAGACCATAATTCCTTATTAAAAAATTAAGGTCTTGAATTCGAGATCATTAAGTCATTTCTGTAAAAGTAATTTTTATAGATTTTTTAATTCTTGTTCTATTTTTTCTAATCTTTCATTTAATTCTTTTCGTTCCTTAATTAAGGCTTTTTTCTTTTCTGCAAGCTCTTTATTTAAAGGCGAATTAAAATATTTTTGATACGAAACAAAAAAAACTGCTATTGCTACAGCAATACCGAGAGCACCAATTATTAAAATTGGAGATGAAGGAAAGTCATAAAATGGAATAGACAATGTTATTTAGTAAAAATAAATTCTAACTATCTCAAAAACAAAAGAATGAGTAATAAATACTTATTATCTAAAAGTTTTTTAGGTACTTAATTTATTTGTGTTACTAAAAATAAATAAAATTTATATTTAATTAATTCCTAAATAAGTAATTTTACAGCTGTCAAAAAAAGAATTAGTAATAATGATTAACCTAGTAAAGGTTTTTTCATGAGTAACTTCATAAATAAAAAACATCATAAAAATGAACCATGGTTTCAATGGTTAATCAGAGAACTTGATTCTATTGAAGCTTTTCAGGATTTCGACTCAGGAAAGAATCCAAGAGATGTTGCAGAGGAATTTATTTCTAGTAATAGTGATGCTATTGCAGAAGTTTTTGAGAATTTTGATGAAGGAGATAAAGATACGCTCGATCAATTTCTCAAATTAACCGAATGCGAGATGCATGTGTTTAGAAATCTTGAAAAACAAATAGAGTTAAGAAATAAGGTAAGATTTGTAGATTTTAAAAAAAAGAAAAAATAAAAAAGTTAATTTCTTTAAAAGCTTATTTTCCCATTACCAGTCTTTCTAAAGCCTAACCAGATGAACTACAAGATCCATCCGAAGATAGGTATTAAATTAATAAGGATCCATTTCCAATCTTTTCCAAAGTTACTGATTCTTCTTATATCTAGCTATTTGTGGAATGATACAAACTACTCCATAAGCGTTGAAAACGAACGTCTTCAAAAATATTGGCAAAGTTAATAAAGAAATTATTAGATTCGCTAATTGAACGAACCACCAGTCCTATTGTGATGTTAATCCTTTGAAGTCTGTAGCTTTAATCCAAAACTCTTAATATGCATTTCTAAAGTCATTAATCATTAACTAAAATTCAAAGAATTCAACACTACCAATTTAATTATCAGTTTATCAGAATGATATTTATTTACTAAATAGGATCAAATAAATTCATGTCATTTGAATCTTGTTTTGGGCTCTCATCTTGATTTGGTAAGGAACAGAATCCGTTTTTACAAATCATATTTTCTTTTGCAATACTTGTATTCTCTGAGAATATATTTTTATCATTTTTATTTGAAGATTCTTTCAGCATTTATATAAAATAAATCCAATATTAAATTGATAACTCAATTTAATTTGAAAAGCAACAAAATTAATATTATTTATTTACTTTTTTTGATTTGGTAAGTCTCTCCAAAATAGTGCCATTATGTAAATGAATAAAGATATAGAACAAATATAAAGTAAAGAATTTAGATGCATGTTTATTTATTAAAGTAATTACAAAGAGAAGGTCTTTCAGAAAAGTGATATCTATAGATTGTTAATTGTTTAACTTAGCAATCTCATAAATTCTAGTATTTATTTAAGTTTTT is a window encoding:
- a CDS encoding high light inducible protein, which encodes MTPEAERFNGWAAMLGFVAAVGAYVTTGQIIPGWF
- a CDS encoding DUF938 domain-containing protein, yielding MDRRLFFLATKRNTNCIGDVLSSIIKKGASILEIGSGSGEHGVAFQKRFPEIIWQTSDPELLHRKSIISWIEYEKLNKNMPQPIELDVRDIPWKIPMKFANSLQVIVSINMIHVAPWSCTKALFKGSGKILDVGKFLILYGPFKIGNKHTNQSNYLFDNSLKLRNDLWGIRNLEEVTEEANKNGFLKEDVISMPANNFLIIYRKFSC
- a CDS encoding fatty acid desaturase → MSKIKFSGLKGQALSIENSDIPSIKEFKDVIPNHYFKSNTKTSFMYLLQSSLIQLIVIIIGLHIPFTPKMIPIWIIYALLSGTTAMGFWVIAHECGHGAFSENKTLETITGYLIHSLLLVPYFSWQRSHAVHHRFTNNVTNGETHVPLVIEGNGVTEKVGGEKELNFSNSLGKKNYGILQLFLHLIFGWPAYLLTGSTGGIKYGNSNHFWPIKPFSKVLWPSVWTKKVWLSDIGIALTLLSIFYCISVYGLFPVIALYFCPLLVVNCWLVVYTWLHHTDSDVPHLSNKGFSFMRGAFLSIDRPYGEILNFLHHNIGTSHVVHHVCPTIPHYHAKKATILIKEAFKKVYLFNPDPIHKALWNVACNCIAVKSDINTEKYIWQSSYSKRK
- a CDS encoding fatty acid desaturase produces the protein MSKVNRSSFLIKPYLERNNFRALFQIISTLLPIISIWLIVYQIINQPFSLLIKGFLLIPIIFLLTLFSSRTFSLMHDCGHNSLFTKRKLNRFFGFILGLVNGIPQQSWSIDHSFHHRNNGNWEIYKGPIDVLSLEDYNSLTQREQIFYKASRNWMMLFPGGFFYLVLKPRLGLIIIIFNLIKDILEETFIKIKNKEISNLLTINSRVKPPFSDYGDNFNELFELIINNIIVIVGWILMCKWLGLIFFLSFYSVVLTLSAAILICVFFVQHNYEDAYAKNTKNWDVFDAAILGSSNLDIPNWLNWFLADISFHSIHHLSERIPNYNLRACHKANIHLLQKSKFLKLRDFPNCFRYIIWDNKNEKLIPIS
- a CDS encoding M protein gives rise to the protein MSIPFYDFPSSPILIIGALGIAVAIAVFFVSYQKYFNSPLNKELAEKKKALIKERKELNERLEKIEQELKNL
- a CDS encoding restriction endonuclease subunit S gives rise to the protein MSNFINKKHHKNEPWFQWLIRELDSIEAFQDFDSGKNPRDVAEEFISSNSDAIAEVFENFDEGDKDTLDQFLKLTECEMHVFRNLEKQIELRNKVRFVDFKKKKK